A stretch of Macadamia integrifolia cultivar HAES 741 chromosome 7, SCU_Mint_v3, whole genome shotgun sequence DNA encodes these proteins:
- the LOC122084655 gene encoding F-box protein At1g47056-like — MGQSSSTAGIPAASSRCLSNFDHHRNRSRSNPALISLMPGGDAGAGADVDVDVDDVDVDVDLQENANYISDLPDECLAYIFQSLGSGDRKRCSLVCRRWLLVEGQSRHRLSLKAESDLLPLIPSLLTRFDAVTKLALKCDRRSASIGDDALVLISLRCRNLTRLKLRACRELTDAGMAAFAINCKGLKKLSCGSCTFGAKGMNTVLDHCSSLEELSVKRLRGINDGSAAKPIGPGVAASSLKTICLKELYNGQYFGPLIIGSKNLRTLKLFRCSGDWDKLLESIADRVTGLVEVHLERLQVSDVGLAALSKCSNLEILHLVKTPECTNAGLVSIADHCKLLRKLHIDGWKTNRIGDEGLIAIAKRCTNLQELVLIGVNPTSSSLGLLAANCQNLERLALCGSETIGDAEISCIAAKCISLKKLCIKGCPVSDHGMEALAGGCPNLVKVKVKKCRGVTGEGADRLRACRGSMAVNLDTGEIDHQDASASDGGAQDNGLEFPPVVSHIPAGDNPSSSSGRSALFKGRLGLFGGRNFVACTFRRWSNSNSNSHSN, encoded by the coding sequence ATGGGCCAGTCGTCTTCGACTGCCGGAATCCCAGCGGCGTCAAGCCGTTGTTTAAGTAATTTCGACCATCATCGGAACAGGAGTAGATCCAACCCAGCCTTGATCTCTCTGATGCCAGGAGGcgatgctggtgctggtgctgatgttgatgttgatgttgatgatgttgatgtCGATGTCGATCTACAGGAGAATGCTAACTACATATCCGATCTTCCCGACGAGTGCTTGGCGTACATTTTCCAGTCACTTGGTTCCGGTGACCGCAAGCGCTGTTCCCTAGTATGCCGCCGTTGGCTTCTTGTTGAGGGTCAGAGCCGACATCGTCTCTCCCTTAAGGCTGAGTCTGATCTCCTACCTCTCATCCCTTCGCTCTTGACTCGCTTCGATGCCGTCACCAAACTCGCCCTTAAATGCGACCGAAGATCTGCCAGCATCGGTGACGATGCTCTTGTCCTCATCTCTCTTCGTTGCCGTAACCTTACACGCCTCAAGCTTCGTGCTTGCCGTGAGCTAACGGACGCTGGCATGGCTGCCTTTGCCATTAACTGCAAGGGCTTGAAGAAGCTCTCCTGCGGTTCCTGTACCTTTGGTGCCAAGGGCATGAACACCGTCCTCGATCACTGCTCCTCCCTTGAAGAGCTCTCCGTCAAGCGCCTTCGCGGTATCAATGATGGTTCTGCTGCCAAGCCCATCGGCCCCGGCGTTGCTGCCTCGTCCCTTAAGACCATTTGCCTCAAGGAGCTCTACAACGGGCAGTACTTTGGACCCCTGATTATAGGCTCCAAGAATCTGAGGACCTTAAAGCTCTTCCGCTGCTCCGGGGATTGGGATAAGCTCCTCGAATCCATAGCGGATCGGGTTACTGGCCTCGTCGAGGTCCACCTGGAGAGACTCCAAGTTAGCGACGTTGGCCTCGCTGCGCTCTCTAAGTGCTCCAATCTGGAGATCTTGCACCTTGTGAAGACTCCGGAATGCACCAATGCCGGGCTTGTGTCTATCGCTGACCACTGCAAGCTCCTGAGGAAGCTTCACATCGATGGATGGAAGACCAATAGGATAGGTGATGAGGGCCTTATTGCCATCGCCAAAAGATGCACTAACCTTCAGGAGCTGGTTCTGATTGGTGTCAATCCTACCTCTTCGAGTTTGGGCCTGCTTGCAGCCAATTGCCAGAATCTCGAGCGCTTAGCGCTTTGTGGGAGCGAGACCATTGGTGATGCCGAAATTTCATGCATTGCTGCTAAATGCATCTCGCTGAAGAAGCTCTGCATCAAGGGTTGCCCTGTCTCTGACCATGGGATGGAAGCGCTCGCTGGTGGCTGCCCTAATCTGGTCAAGGTGAAGGTCAAGAAGTGCAGGGGAGTAACTGGCGAAGGTGCGGATAGGTTGAGGGCATGTCGGGGATCAATGGCTGTTAATTTGGATACAGGGGAAATCGATCATCAGGATGCTAGTGCCAGTGACGGTGGAGCACAGGACAATGGACTCGAGTTCCCTCCAGTGGTTAGCCACATCCCAGCTGGTGATAATCCATCTAGCAGTTCTGGTAGATCGGCATTGTTCAAGGGTAGGTTAGGCCTTTTCGGTGGGAGGAATTTTGTGGCCTGCACTTTCAGGAGATGGTCAAACAGTAATAGCAATTCGCACAGTAACTAG
- the LOC122084619 gene encoding uncharacterized protein LOC122084619 isoform X3 yields MAAAPLLLKGIPRLRSLRLQQQSGSSVSGFLISAGRPSVCTAAELSQSLLQSQSQSLSHDDAFPRSAKDALQRSRMDSPDYRKWKNREAEILCDIEPIISLTKEILHSDRYMDGERLTAEHEKAVVEKLLAYHPHSEDKIGCGLDSIMESFGFLMQHPDDG; encoded by the exons ATGGCTGCTGCTCCGCTTCTGCTGAAAGGGATTCCACGGCTGAGGAGTCTGAGACTCCAACAGCAAAGCGGCTCCTCCGTCTCTGGCTTCCTCATTTCAGCGGGCAGACCGTCCGTTTGCACGGCCGCCGAGCTTTCTCAGTCTCTGTTGCAGTCTCAGTCTCAGTCTCTGTCTCACGACGATGCATTCCCCCGGAGTGCAAAAGATGCTCTGCAGCGCTCTCGGATGGACAGCCCCGACTACAGGAAGTGGAAAAATAGAGAAGCCGAGATACTCTGTGACATCGAACCCATTATTTCGCTCACCAAAGAAATTCTTCACTCCGACAG GTATATGGATGGGGAGCGCTTGACAGCTGAGCATGAGAAAGCTGTGGTGGAGAAGCTCCTTGCATATCACCCCCATTCTGAAGATAAAATTGGCTGCGGCCTTGATTCTATCATG